The following proteins are co-located in the Mesorhizobium australicum WSM2073 genome:
- a CDS encoding ABC transporter ATP-binding protein, with translation MSAIVCSHVDKAYGSTTVIRDLNLSIEEHEFVVFLGPSGCGKSTLLRMLAGLEDISGGEVSIGGKVVNDLDPGDRGIAMVFQNYALYPHMTIFDNIAFGLRRQKVPAAEIRKRVEAVSGTLGLDPYLGRKPAELSGGQQQRVAIARAMIKTPKVFLFDEPLSNLDAKLRNHMRVEIARLHQSLKTTTVYVTHDQLEAMTLADRIVLLKDGVIEQIGSPAEIYRRPGNIFVAGFIGTPNMNFVDVTVARAGNGWTLTGAGTVLSMDGAGFHVQPGDRAVLGIRPPDLKTAGAGAAGILQGTADLIEFHGNDALVTFGSGGKEISALVPARECPVLHAPVRYTFEEEAIHLFDATSGASLRKQ, from the coding sequence ATGTCCGCGATCGTTTGCTCCCACGTCGACAAGGCCTATGGCTCCACCACGGTCATCCGCGATCTCAACCTCAGCATTGAAGAGCACGAATTCGTCGTGTTCCTAGGCCCGTCCGGCTGCGGCAAGTCGACCTTGCTCAGGATGCTGGCGGGGTTGGAGGACATCAGCGGCGGCGAGGTCTCGATCGGCGGCAAGGTGGTCAACGACCTCGATCCGGGGGATCGCGGCATCGCCATGGTGTTCCAGAACTACGCGCTCTATCCGCACATGACGATCTTCGACAACATCGCCTTCGGGCTGCGGCGCCAGAAGGTGCCGGCGGCCGAGATCCGCAAGCGGGTCGAAGCGGTGTCGGGGACGCTGGGGCTCGACCCCTATCTCGGCCGCAAACCGGCCGAACTTTCCGGCGGCCAGCAGCAGCGCGTGGCGATCGCCCGGGCCATGATCAAGACGCCCAAGGTGTTCCTGTTCGACGAGCCGTTGTCCAATCTCGACGCCAAATTGCGCAACCATATGCGCGTCGAGATCGCGCGGCTGCACCAGTCGTTGAAGACCACCACCGTCTATGTCACCCATGACCAGCTGGAGGCGATGACGCTCGCCGACCGAATCGTGCTGCTCAAGGACGGCGTCATCGAGCAGATCGGCTCGCCGGCGGAAATCTACCGGCGGCCGGGCAATATTTTCGTGGCCGGCTTCATCGGCACGCCGAACATGAATTTTGTCGATGTGACGGTCGCCCGAGCCGGCAACGGCTGGACGCTGACCGGCGCCGGAACGGTGCTTTCGATGGACGGGGCGGGTTTTCATGTCCAGCCGGGCGATCGCGCCGTGCTGGGCATCCGCCCGCCGGACCTGAAGACGGCCGGCGCCGGCGCCGCCGGCATATTGCAAGGCACCGCCGATCTCATCGAATTCCATGGCAATGACGCGCTGGTGACCTTCGGCTCCGGCGGCAAGGAGATCAGCGCACTGGTTCCGGCACGCGAATGCCCGGTGCTGCATGCGCCCGTCCGCTATACGTTCGAGGAGGAAGCGATCCACCTGTTCGACGCGACATCGGGCGCGTCCCTGCGCAAGCAGTAG
- a CDS encoding FGGY-family carbohydrate kinase: protein MTKQFVCAVDVGTGSARAGILDASGTLLGRAERPIAMNQPKPDHAEHDSRDIWSAVCTAVRAAREKAGVAAGDIAGISFDATCSLVVRDRQGGQLSVSTTGDKRWDTIVWLDHRAIAEADECTASGHEVLNYIGGVMSPEMATPKLMWLKRNLPKTWNEAGYLFDLADFLTWQATGSLARSQCTLTAKWTYLAHQDSAWQRDFFELVGLDDLFDHGNLPEKASPVGADIGPLTAQAAAELGLTENCRVGAGVIDAYAGALGVLGGFAGDDQNIGRHLALIAGTSSCVMAMSPDPQPFAGVWGPYYGAALPKLWLSEGGQSATGALLDHIIRWHGAGGEPNAAMHARIAGRVAELRAAEGENLAARLHVLPDFHGNRSPLADPHAVGVVSGLTLDSSFDSLCKLYWRTAVGIALGVRHVLEALNENGYLIDTLHVTGGHTKNPLLMELYADATGCTVVEPLADEAVLLGTGMVAATAAGLFPDLNAACLAMQQGGKARAANPAAGARFDRDYRIFLEMHRQRQVLDAIR, encoded by the coding sequence TTGACGAAACAGTTTGTCTGCGCGGTCGATGTCGGCACCGGGAGCGCTCGCGCGGGCATTCTCGACGCCAGTGGCACCTTGCTCGGCCGTGCCGAGCGGCCGATCGCCATGAACCAGCCGAAGCCGGATCATGCCGAGCACGATTCGCGCGATATCTGGTCCGCCGTCTGCACCGCCGTGCGTGCCGCGCGGGAAAAGGCCGGCGTCGCCGCCGGGGATATCGCCGGCATCTCCTTCGATGCCACCTGTTCTCTGGTCGTGCGGGACAGGCAAGGCGGCCAGCTCAGTGTGTCGACCACCGGCGACAAGCGCTGGGACACCATTGTCTGGCTCGATCACCGCGCCATCGCCGAAGCCGACGAATGCACGGCGAGCGGCCACGAGGTGCTGAATTATATCGGCGGCGTCATGTCGCCCGAGATGGCGACGCCGAAGCTGATGTGGCTGAAGCGTAATCTACCGAAGACATGGAATGAAGCCGGCTACCTGTTCGACCTGGCCGATTTCCTGACCTGGCAGGCAACGGGCTCGCTGGCCCGCTCGCAATGCACACTGACAGCGAAATGGACTTATCTGGCGCACCAGGACAGCGCATGGCAGCGCGATTTCTTCGAACTCGTCGGCCTCGACGATCTTTTTGACCATGGCAATCTGCCCGAAAAGGCAAGCCCGGTTGGCGCCGATATCGGTCCGTTGACGGCGCAGGCAGCGGCGGAACTCGGCTTGACCGAAAACTGCCGCGTCGGCGCAGGCGTCATCGATGCCTATGCCGGGGCGCTTGGCGTGCTCGGCGGTTTTGCCGGCGACGACCAGAATATCGGCCGCCATCTGGCGCTGATCGCCGGCACGTCCTCCTGCGTCATGGCGATGTCGCCCGACCCGCAGCCTTTCGCCGGCGTCTGGGGCCCTTACTACGGCGCCGCGCTGCCGAAGCTGTGGCTATCGGAAGGCGGCCAGTCGGCGACCGGGGCGCTGCTCGACCACATCATCCGCTGGCACGGCGCCGGCGGCGAGCCGAACGCGGCCATGCATGCCAGGATTGCCGGGCGCGTCGCCGAACTGCGCGCCGCCGAGGGCGAGAACCTTGCCGCGCGGCTGCATGTGCTGCCGGATTTCCACGGCAACCGCTCGCCGCTGGCCGACCCGCACGCCGTCGGCGTCGTCAGCGGTTTGACGCTGGATTCGTCGTTCGACAGCCTGTGCAAGCTCTACTGGCGCACCGCCGTCGGCATCGCGCTCGGCGTGCGCCATGTGCTGGAGGCGCTGAATGAGAACGGCTACCTGATCGACACGCTGCACGTCACCGGCGGCCACACCAAGAACCCGCTCTTGATGGAGCTCTATGCCGACGCCACCGGCTGTACGGTGGTCGAGCCGCTGGCCGACGAGGCGGTTCTGCTCGGCACCGGCATGGTGGCGGCGACCGCTGCCGGGCTGTTCCCCGATCTCAACGCCGCCTGCCTTGCCATGCAGCAGGGCGGCAAGGCACGCGCCGCCAACCCGGCGGCCGGCGCCCGCTTCGATCGCGACTACCGCATTTTCCTGGAAATGCACCGGCAGCGGCAGGTGCTCGACGCCATCCGGTAG
- a CDS encoding HAD family hydrolase encodes MTPELVIFDCDGVLVDSEALSVSALLGMIELAGGSLGEDAAYEHFLGKSMKSVREILSRDFGLEITDQHLTAMRVDLMRKFREELMPIPGVKEMLPKLGLPYCVASSGTLERIRYALDVTGLLTLMEPHLFSAAMVAKGKPAPDLFLHAAATMRAHPRRCLVIEDSPAGVAAARAAGMRVLAFTGGAHAGNPALKARLASTEPDFIFADMLQLPDLIAGLGARVRAS; translated from the coding sequence ATGACGCCTGAACTGGTCATCTTCGACTGCGACGGCGTGCTGGTCGATAGCGAGGCGCTCTCCGTCTCGGCGCTGCTCGGCATGATCGAACTTGCCGGCGGCAGTCTTGGCGAGGACGCTGCCTACGAGCATTTCCTCGGCAAGAGCATGAAAAGCGTGCGCGAGATCCTCAGCCGCGACTTCGGCCTGGAGATCACCGACCAGCATCTCACCGCCATGCGCGTCGACCTCATGCGAAAGTTCCGCGAGGAGCTGATGCCGATCCCCGGCGTCAAGGAGATGCTGCCGAAGCTCGGCCTGCCGTACTGCGTCGCCTCTTCCGGCACGCTAGAACGCATTCGTTACGCGCTCGACGTCACCGGTCTGCTGACGCTGATGGAGCCGCATCTGTTCAGCGCGGCCATGGTTGCCAAGGGAAAGCCGGCGCCCGACCTTTTCCTCCACGCCGCCGCCACCATGCGAGCCCATCCGCGCAGGTGTCTCGTCATCGAGGACAGCCCGGCCGGTGTCGCCGCCGCACGCGCGGCAGGCATGCGCGTCCTTGCCTTTACCGGCGGCGCGCACGCTGGCAATCCGGCATTGAAAGCGCGGCTTGCGTCGACCGAACCGGACTTTATATTCGCTGACATGCTGCAATTGCCCGATCTGATTGCAGGCCTGGGAGCGAGAGTTAGAGCATCTTGA
- a CDS encoding mannitol dehydrogenase family protein, producing MTVKLSSSSLVRLPPKVAGPNYDRSALKAGIVHFGVGNFHRSHQAVYLDDLFGQGIGHDWALVGAGVFDGEKIGRGKLEEQDWLTTVVEQDEGHMSARVTGAMIDFLMPGDAAAIIDRLADPAIRIVSLTITEGGYFIDPASGVFNPTHPDIVADAQPGATPKTVFGIILAGLVRRRQDGIVPFTVMSCDNIPHNGHVTSDGVIGLARLIDEDLASWVSETVAFPNAMVDRITPATSDRERKILADDFGIEDNWPVFCEPFRQWVLEDHFTDGRPPLEKVGVQFVKDVAPYELMKIRILNGGHATIAYPAGLMDIHFVHEAMQEPLVRGFLDKLEHDEIIPTVPPVPDTVLEDYYQLIEKRFSNPKIGDTVRRLCLDGSNRQPKFIIPTIADRLKAGKGVAGLALESALWCRYCFGTTDSGAVIEPNDPSWDRLKATAKAAKDAPAAWLAMDDIYGDVGRAAAFVEAFAHALNVLWANGTRATLTRYLAGKL from the coding sequence ATGACCGTGAAACTTTCGTCCTCGAGCCTCGTCAGGCTTCCGCCTAAGGTCGCAGGTCCGAACTATGACCGCTCGGCGCTGAAAGCCGGCATCGTGCATTTCGGTGTCGGCAATTTTCACCGCTCGCACCAGGCCGTCTATCTCGACGACCTGTTCGGTCAGGGCATCGGTCATGATTGGGCGCTGGTCGGCGCCGGCGTGTTCGACGGCGAGAAGATCGGCCGCGGCAAGCTTGAAGAGCAGGATTGGCTGACCACAGTGGTCGAGCAGGACGAGGGCCATATGAGCGCCCGCGTCACCGGCGCGATGATCGATTTCCTGATGCCGGGAGATGCCGCCGCCATCATCGATCGGCTGGCTGATCCGGCGATCAGGATCGTTTCGCTGACCATCACCGAAGGCGGCTATTTCATCGACCCGGCCTCCGGCGTCTTCAACCCGACCCATCCCGACATCGTCGCCGACGCGCAGCCGGGCGCCACACCGAAGACTGTGTTCGGCATTATCCTGGCCGGGCTGGTGCGACGCCGCCAGGATGGTATCGTGCCGTTCACCGTGATGTCCTGCGACAACATTCCCCACAACGGCCATGTCACGTCGGATGGTGTTATCGGCCTTGCCCGCCTGATCGACGAGGATCTGGCGAGCTGGGTCAGCGAGACGGTCGCCTTCCCGAACGCCATGGTCGACCGCATCACGCCGGCCACCAGCGACCGCGAGCGCAAGATCCTCGCCGACGATTTTGGCATCGAGGACAACTGGCCGGTGTTCTGCGAGCCGTTCCGGCAATGGGTGCTGGAAGACCATTTCACCGATGGCCGCCCGCCGCTGGAAAAGGTCGGCGTGCAGTTCGTCAAGGACGTCGCCCCTTATGAGCTGATGAAGATCCGCATCCTCAATGGTGGCCATGCCACGATAGCCTATCCGGCTGGGCTGATGGACATCCACTTCGTCCATGAGGCGATGCAGGAGCCGCTGGTGCGCGGGTTCCTCGACAAGCTCGAGCACGACGAGATCATCCCGACGGTGCCGCCGGTGCCGGACACGGTGCTGGAAGACTATTACCAGCTCATCGAGAAGCGCTTCTCCAATCCCAAGATCGGCGACACGGTGCGCCGGCTCTGCCTCGACGGGTCCAATCGCCAGCCGAAATTCATCATCCCGACCATCGCCGACCGGCTGAAGGCCGGCAAAGGCGTTGCCGGACTGGCGCTGGAATCGGCCCTTTGGTGCCGCTACTGCTTCGGCACGACGGACAGCGGCGCCGTCATCGAGCCCAACGACCCGAGCTGGGACCGGCTGAAGGCAACGGCAAAGGCGGCAAAGGACGCGCCCGCCGCGTGGCTTGCGATGGACGATATCTATGGCGACGTCGGCCGCGCCGCCGCCTTCGTCGAGGCCTTCGCCCACGCGCTCAACGTGCTCTGGGCCAATGGCACGCGCGCCACGCTGACGCGCTACCTCGCCGGCAAGCTCTGA
- a CDS encoding L-iditol 2-dehydrogenase, with the protein MRLQGKSALVTGSARGIGRAFAEAYVREGATVAIADINLEAAQKTAAAIGDNAYALKLDVTDQASIDAAVKAVEDKAGGLDILINNAALFDLAPIVEISRASYEKLFSVNVAGTLFMLQAAARSMIARGKGGRIINMASQAGRRGEPLVAVYCATKAAVISLTQSAGLDLIRHRINVNGIAPGVVDSDMWDEVDALFAKYENRPKGEKKRLVGEGVPYGRMGKPEDLAGMAVFLASDEAEYIVAQTYNVDGGQWMS; encoded by the coding sequence GTGAGGCTGCAAGGCAAATCGGCACTGGTCACGGGATCGGCGCGAGGCATCGGCAGGGCTTTCGCCGAAGCCTATGTGCGCGAGGGCGCCACTGTCGCGATCGCCGATATCAATCTTGAAGCCGCGCAGAAGACGGCCGCCGCGATCGGCGACAACGCCTATGCCCTGAAACTCGACGTCACCGACCAGGCATCCATCGATGCCGCGGTGAAGGCGGTGGAGGACAAGGCGGGCGGTCTCGACATCCTGATCAACAACGCCGCTTTGTTCGACCTGGCCCCGATCGTGGAGATATCTCGGGCGAGCTATGAAAAGCTTTTCTCCGTCAATGTCGCGGGCACGCTGTTCATGCTGCAGGCAGCCGCCCGGTCGATGATCGCGCGGGGCAAGGGCGGCAGGATCATCAACATGGCAAGCCAGGCCGGGCGTCGCGGCGAGCCGCTGGTCGCGGTCTATTGCGCCACCAAGGCCGCGGTCATCTCGCTGACCCAGTCGGCCGGGCTCGATCTGATCAGGCACCGCATCAACGTCAACGGCATCGCGCCCGGCGTCGTCGACAGCGACATGTGGGACGAGGTCGATGCCCTGTTCGCCAAATACGAGAACCGGCCGAAGGGCGAGAAAAAGCGGCTGGTCGGCGAAGGCGTGCCTTACGGCCGCATGGGCAAGCCGGAAGACCTCGCCGGCATGGCCGTGTTCCTCGCCAGTGACGAAGCCGAATACATCGTCGCCCAGACCTACAATGTCGATGGCGGCCAATGGATGAGTTGA
- a CDS encoding ABC transporter ATP-binding protein: protein MGNITLKNVSKSFGSTSIIPGLDLVIENGEFVVFVGPSGCGKSTLLRLIAGLEDTSGGTINIDGRDVTGEAPAKRKLAMVFQSYALYPHMTVAKNIAFPLKMAGEDQATIDRKVKDAARVLNLTNYLERRPGQLSGGQRQRVAIGRAIVRQPSAFLFDEPLSNLDAALRGTMRLEISELHHQLKTTMIYVTHDQVEAMTMADKIVVLNAGNIEQVGSPMELYKTPKNLFVAGFIGSPKMNLIEGAPAGKYTAKTIGIRPEHMQISTTAGDWKATVGVAEHLGSDTFLHVQADGVGPLTVRADGELAVRHGDTIYLTPDKAKLHRFGADGKAMAQ, encoded by the coding sequence ATGGGAAACATCACGCTCAAGAACGTCTCCAAGTCCTTTGGTTCGACGTCCATCATCCCCGGCCTCGACCTGGTGATCGAAAACGGCGAGTTCGTCGTCTTCGTCGGCCCGTCGGGTTGCGGCAAGTCCACGCTGCTCAGGCTGATCGCTGGCCTTGAGGACACCAGCGGCGGCACCATCAACATCGATGGCCGCGACGTCACCGGCGAGGCGCCGGCCAAGCGCAAGCTTGCCATGGTGTTCCAGTCCTACGCGCTCTACCCGCATATGACGGTGGCCAAGAACATCGCTTTCCCGCTGAAGATGGCGGGCGAGGACCAGGCGACCATCGACAGGAAGGTGAAGGACGCGGCGCGCGTGCTCAACCTTACCAACTACCTCGAACGCCGCCCCGGCCAGCTCTCCGGCGGCCAGCGCCAGCGCGTCGCCATCGGCCGCGCCATTGTGCGCCAGCCCTCGGCCTTCCTGTTCGACGAACCGCTGTCCAACCTCGACGCGGCACTGCGCGGCACCATGCGGCTGGAGATCAGCGAACTGCACCATCAGCTGAAAACCACGATGATCTACGTCACCCACGATCAGGTCGAGGCGATGACCATGGCTGACAAGATCGTCGTGCTCAACGCCGGCAATATCGAGCAGGTTGGCTCGCCGATGGAACTCTACAAGACGCCGAAGAACCTGTTCGTCGCCGGCTTCATCGGCTCGCCCAAGATGAACCTGATCGAAGGCGCGCCGGCTGGCAAATACACCGCCAAGACCATCGGCATCCGGCCCGAACATATGCAGATATCGACCACGGCGGGCGACTGGAAGGCGACGGTCGGCGTGGCCGAGCATCTGGGCTCCGACACGTTCCTGCACGTTCAAGCCGACGGCGTCGGGCCGCTGACGGTGCGCGCCGACGGCGAACTGGCGGTCCGCCATGGCGACACCATCTATCTCACCCCTGACAAGGCCAAGCTGCATCGCTTCGGCGCTGATGGCAAGGCGATGGCCCAGTGA
- a CDS encoding carbohydrate ABC transporter permease has translation MARSVTTQHKTIATIAAWTVALLIFFPILYTIITSFKSEQEAIQGFNLIPSGTFESYAEVQAQSGYFKFFLNSVLLSVGSTILALLVAIPAAWSMAFSPTKRTKDILMWMLSTKMMPAVAVLFPIYLIFRNLGLLDSRIGLMIMLMLINLPIVVWMLYTYFREIPGEILEASRMDGASLWGEIWYVLTPMAVPGIASTMLLNIILAWNEAFWTIRLTTTEAAPLTAFISSFSSPQGLFWAKLSAASTLAIAPILIMGWFSQKQLVRGLTFGAVK, from the coding sequence ATGGCACGCTCAGTCACCACCCAGCACAAGACAATCGCGACAATTGCCGCCTGGACCGTCGCGCTGCTGATCTTCTTTCCGATCCTCTATACGATCATCACCTCGTTCAAGTCGGAACAGGAGGCAATCCAGGGCTTCAACCTGATCCCGTCCGGGACTTTCGAGAGCTATGCCGAGGTCCAGGCGCAGAGCGGTTACTTCAAGTTCTTCCTGAACTCGGTGCTGCTTTCTGTCGGCTCGACCATCCTGGCGCTGTTGGTCGCCATTCCGGCGGCATGGTCGATGGCGTTTTCGCCGACCAAGCGGACCAAGGACATATTGATGTGGATGCTGTCCACCAAGATGATGCCGGCAGTCGCCGTGCTGTTCCCGATCTACCTGATCTTCCGCAATCTCGGCCTGCTCGACTCGCGCATCGGCCTGATGATCATGCTGATGCTGATCAACCTGCCGATCGTGGTGTGGATGCTCTACACCTACTTCCGCGAAATCCCAGGCGAAATCCTGGAAGCCTCGCGTATGGACGGCGCATCCTTGTGGGGTGAAATCTGGTACGTGCTGACGCCGATGGCGGTGCCGGGCATTGCTTCGACCATGCTGCTCAACATCATCCTGGCCTGGAACGAGGCGTTCTGGACGATCCGGCTGACCACCACGGAAGCCGCCCCACTCACCGCCTTCATCAGCTCCTTCTCCAGCCCGCAAGGCCTGTTCTGGGCCAAGCTTTCGGCCGCCTCGACCCTCGCCATCGCGCCGATCCTGATCATGGGCTGGTTCAGCCAGAAGCAGCTGGTGCGCGGCCTGACATTTGGCGCGGTGAAGTGA
- a CDS encoding carbohydrate ABC transporter permease, producing MATQQTRSLARFMMAPSVVLLFVWMIVPLVITIWFSFQQYNPLNPMRDGFVGLSNYALFYSNPAFLQSILNTLVLVVSVLLITVIGGILLALLIDQPMWGQGIVRILVISPFFVMPPVAALVWKNMIMHPQYGVFADIARFFGAQPIDWFGQHPMTAIIIIVAWQWLPFATLILLTALQSLDGEQKEAAEMDGAGFISRFIYLTLPHMSRAITVVILIQTIFLLSVYAEILVTTNGGPGYASTNLPFLVYQKALLEFKIGQASAGGVIAVILANIVAFFAMRAVGKNLDK from the coding sequence ATGGCTACTCAGCAGACCCGTTCGCTTGCCCGATTCATGATGGCGCCTTCCGTGGTGCTGCTGTTCGTCTGGATGATCGTGCCGCTGGTCATCACGATCTGGTTCTCCTTCCAGCAGTACAATCCGCTCAACCCAATGCGCGACGGGTTCGTCGGCTTATCCAACTACGCGCTGTTCTATTCCAATCCGGCCTTCCTGCAGTCGATCCTCAACACGCTTGTCCTGGTGGTCAGCGTGCTGCTGATCACGGTGATCGGCGGCATCCTGCTGGCGTTGCTCATCGATCAGCCGATGTGGGGCCAGGGGATCGTGCGCATCCTCGTCATCTCGCCGTTCTTCGTCATGCCGCCGGTGGCCGCATTGGTGTGGAAGAACATGATCATGCACCCGCAATATGGCGTGTTCGCCGACATAGCGCGCTTCTTCGGAGCACAGCCGATCGACTGGTTCGGCCAGCATCCGATGACGGCGATCATCATCATCGTCGCCTGGCAGTGGCTGCCTTTCGCGACATTGATCCTCTTGACCGCGCTGCAGTCGCTCGACGGCGAGCAGAAGGAAGCCGCCGAGATGGACGGCGCCGGCTTCATCAGCCGCTTCATCTATCTGACGCTGCCGCACATGTCGCGGGCGATCACCGTCGTCATCCTGATCCAGACGATCTTCCTGCTCTCGGTCTACGCCGAGATCCTGGTCACCACCAATGGCGGCCCTGGATACGCCTCCACCAACCTGCCCTTCCTCGTCTACCAGAAGGCGTTGCTGGAATTCAAAATCGGCCAGGCATCCGCGGGCGGTGTGATCGCCGTCATTCTCGCCAACATCGTCGCCTTCTTCGCCATGCGCGCCGTCGGCAAGAACCTGGACAAGTAA
- a CDS encoding ABC transporter substrate-binding protein: MKLRTLTLGLLSASTLAFAAHAESITIATVNNGDMVRMQKLTDDFTKANPDIQLNWVTLEENVLRERVTTDIATKGGQYDVMTIGTYEVPIWAKQSWLLPLDKLGDDYDAKDIIPAIAGGLSVDGKLYAAPFYGESSFVMYRKDLMEKAGLKMPDAPTWDFIKQAADKMTDRANGVNGVCLRGKAGWGENMAFLTAMSNSFGARWFDENWKPQFDQPEWKKTLQFYVDLMKADGPEGASSNGFNENLALFQQGKCGMWIDATVAASFVSDPKNSTVADKVGYALAPDNGLGKRGNWLWAWSLAIPAGTQKADAAEKFVSWATSKHYAELVASKEGWANVPPGTRSSLYANPEYQKAAPFAKMTLDSINAADPTHPTVKPVPYVGVQFVAIPEFQGLGTTVGQLFSAALAGQSSVDDALKQAQDASTAAMTEGGYIK, from the coding sequence ATGAAACTTCGCACGCTCACCCTGGGCTTGTTGTCGGCCAGCACGCTTGCGTTCGCCGCACACGCCGAATCCATCACCATCGCCACCGTCAACAATGGCGATATGGTCCGCATGCAGAAGCTGACCGACGACTTCACCAAGGCTAACCCGGACATCCAGCTCAACTGGGTCACGCTCGAAGAGAACGTGCTGCGCGAGCGCGTCACCACCGACATCGCCACCAAGGGTGGCCAGTATGACGTGATGACCATCGGCACCTACGAGGTTCCGATCTGGGCCAAGCAGAGCTGGCTCCTGCCGCTCGACAAGCTCGGCGACGACTATGACGCCAAGGACATCATCCCGGCAATTGCCGGCGGCCTTTCGGTCGATGGCAAGCTCTATGCCGCGCCCTTCTACGGCGAGAGCTCCTTCGTCATGTACCGCAAGGACCTGATGGAGAAGGCTGGGCTGAAAATGCCCGACGCCCCGACCTGGGATTTCATCAAGCAGGCGGCCGACAAGATGACCGACCGCGCCAATGGCGTGAACGGCGTCTGCCTGCGCGGCAAGGCCGGCTGGGGCGAGAACATGGCCTTCCTGACCGCCATGTCGAACTCCTTCGGCGCCCGCTGGTTCGACGAGAACTGGAAGCCGCAGTTCGACCAGCCGGAATGGAAGAAGACGCTGCAGTTCTATGTCGACCTGATGAAGGCCGACGGTCCCGAGGGCGCCTCGTCCAACGGCTTCAACGAGAACCTGGCGCTCTTCCAGCAGGGCAAGTGCGGCATGTGGATCGACGCCACCGTCGCCGCCTCCTTCGTCTCCGACCCGAAGAACTCTACCGTCGCCGACAAGGTCGGCTATGCCCTGGCGCCGGATAATGGCTTGGGCAAGCGGGGCAACTGGCTGTGGGCGTGGTCGCTGGCGATCCCGGCCGGCACGCAGAAGGCCGACGCCGCCGAGAAGTTCGTGTCCTGGGCGACCAGCAAGCACTATGCCGAGCTCGTCGCGTCGAAGGAAGGCTGGGCAAACGTGCCTCCGGGCACGCGTTCCTCGCTCTACGCCAATCCCGAGTACCAGAAGGCGGCTCCGTTCGCCAAGATGACCCTGGACTCCATCAATGCCGCCGACCCGACGCATCCGACCGTCAAGCCGGTGCCTTATGTCGGCGTGCAGTTTGTCGCCATCCCTGAATTCCAGGGCCTTGGCACCACCGTCGGCCAGCTCTTCTCGGCGGCTCTTGCCGGCCAGTCGAGCGTCGACGATGCGCTGAAGCAGGCCCAGGACGCCTCCACCGCGGCGATGACCGAGGGCGGCTACATCAAGTAA
- the gcvA gene encoding transcriptional regulator GcvA, with amino-acid sequence MPDLSAPQVSQLPPLQAIRVFEAVARHLSFTKAAGELAMTQAAVSYQIKVLEERVGAPLFLRRPRQIELTEAGQRLAPAVSEAFAILSQAYAAARGGADGLLCVTTVLTFASNWLAHHLGAFQIAHPSLAVRLDTSSRLTDFAREDVDLAIRSGGGKWPGLEAHKLLDADFTPMLSPKLAASIGGINEPADLLKLPILDPSDIWWTQWFEAAGVHSHDLARRPGSSMGAQAYEANAAISGHGVAILTRALFKAELADGRLIQPFDLVGDDGHAYWLVYPEARRNVPKIRAFRDWLLAEIAC; translated from the coding sequence ATGCCTGATCTCAGCGCGCCGCAGGTTTCGCAGCTGCCGCCGTTACAGGCGATCCGGGTGTTCGAGGCGGTGGCGCGGCATCTTTCCTTCACCAAGGCCGCCGGCGAACTCGCCATGACGCAAGCGGCGGTCAGCTATCAAATCAAGGTGCTGGAGGAGCGCGTCGGCGCTCCGCTGTTCCTGCGCCGGCCGCGGCAGATCGAACTGACCGAAGCCGGCCAGCGCCTGGCGCCGGCGGTCAGCGAGGCCTTTGCCATTCTTAGCCAGGCCTATGCCGCCGCGCGCGGCGGGGCGGACGGGTTGTTGTGCGTCACCACGGTGCTGACTTTTGCCTCGAACTGGCTGGCGCACCATCTGGGCGCATTCCAGATCGCGCATCCCTCGCTTGCCGTGCGGCTCGACACGTCGAGCCGGCTGACGGATTTCGCCCGCGAGGATGTCGACCTCGCCATTCGTTCTGGCGGCGGCAAATGGCCGGGGCTGGAAGCCCACAAGCTGCTCGATGCCGATTTCACGCCCATGCTGAGCCCGAAGCTCGCTGCGAGCATCGGCGGCATCAACGAACCGGCCGACCTGCTCAAGCTGCCGATCCTCGATCCCAGCGATATCTGGTGGACGCAATGGTTCGAGGCCGCCGGCGTGCACAGCCACGACCTTGCCAGGCGGCCCGGCAGCAGCATGGGCGCGCAGGCCTATGAAGCCAACGCGGCCATATCGGGCCATGGCGTGGCGATCCTGACCCGGGCGCTGTTCAAGGCCGAACTCGCCGACGGCCGGCTGATCCAGCCATTCGACCTGGTCGGCGACGACGGGCACGCCTACTGGCTGGTCTACCCCGAGGCGCGCCGCAACGTGCCCAAGATCCGCGCCTTCCGCGACTGGCTGCTGGCCGAGATCGCCTGCTGA